A part of Curtobacterium sp. MCLR17_036 genomic DNA contains:
- the aroA gene encoding 3-phosphoshikimate 1-carboxyvinyltransferase produces MADTTHSQHGARPWIAPLARGPLRGDVSLPGSKSLTNRELVLAALADGPSVIRLPLHSRDSALMIAALRQLGVGIDEVAPVDGAAPNPYGPDLRITPAPMHGDVRLDCGLAGTVMRFVPPLAALAVGPVTVDGDPYARKRPMHAIIRALADLGVAVTDDGDGAMPFTLTGTGSVRGGALEIDASASSQFVSGLLLSAPRFDEGLHLTHVGERLPSLPHIEMTVAALRARGVTVDEPSVGEWVVHPGPIAARDVTIEPDLSNAAPFAAAALVAGGTVRIRTWPTETTQVGADLETLLPLWGASVARDGDDLVVDGGVGIRGGASLPGLELDLSRGGELAPALVALAALADGPSVVTGIGHLRGHETDRLAALAADVNRSGGTVHELDDGLRIEPAPLHGSDWGAYDDHRMATAGAIVGLVVDGVAVDDIGSTAKTLPQFPELWAALVASSAPATDGDRP; encoded by the coding sequence ATGGCAGACACGACGCATTCCCAGCACGGGGCACGGCCCTGGATCGCCCCGCTCGCCCGCGGGCCCCTGCGCGGCGACGTGTCGCTGCCCGGGTCGAAGTCGCTGACGAACCGGGAGCTCGTGCTCGCCGCCCTCGCCGACGGCCCGTCGGTCATCCGACTCCCCCTGCACTCGCGCGACTCGGCCCTCATGATCGCCGCGCTCCGGCAGCTCGGCGTCGGCATCGACGAGGTCGCCCCCGTCGACGGCGCGGCCCCGAACCCCTACGGACCCGACCTGCGGATCACGCCGGCCCCGATGCACGGCGACGTCCGCCTGGACTGCGGCCTCGCCGGCACCGTGATGCGGTTCGTCCCGCCGCTCGCCGCCCTGGCGGTCGGCCCCGTCACGGTCGACGGCGACCCGTACGCCCGCAAGCGTCCGATGCACGCGATCATCCGCGCGCTCGCCGACCTCGGCGTCGCCGTCACGGACGACGGCGACGGGGCGATGCCGTTCACCTTGACCGGCACCGGGTCGGTCCGCGGCGGGGCGCTCGAGATCGACGCGTCGGCGTCCTCGCAGTTCGTGTCCGGGCTGCTGCTCTCCGCGCCGCGCTTCGACGAGGGCCTGCACCTCACCCACGTCGGCGAACGACTGCCCAGCCTGCCCCACATCGAGATGACCGTCGCCGCGCTCCGTGCCCGGGGCGTCACCGTCGACGAGCCGTCGGTCGGCGAGTGGGTCGTGCACCCCGGGCCGATCGCGGCCCGCGACGTCACGATCGAACCCGACCTGTCGAACGCCGCGCCGTTCGCGGCCGCCGCGCTCGTCGCGGGCGGCACCGTCCGCATCCGCACCTGGCCCACCGAGACGACGCAGGTCGGTGCCGACCTCGAGACGCTCCTGCCCCTGTGGGGGGCGAGCGTGGCCCGTGACGGTGACGACCTGGTCGTCGACGGCGGCGTCGGGATCCGGGGTGGGGCCTCCTTGCCGGGGCTCGAACTCGACCTGAGCCGCGGCGGCGAACTCGCCCCGGCCCTCGTCGCGCTGGCCGCGCTGGCGGACGGACCGAGCGTGGTCACCGGGATCGGCCACCTGCGGGGGCACGAGACGGACCGGCTCGCCGCGCTCGCGGCGGACGTCAACCGGTCTGGAGGCACGGTGCACGAACTCGACGACGGCCTGCGGATCGAGCCGGCGCCGCTCCACGGCAGCGACTGGGGCGCGTACGACGACCACCGGATGGCGACCGCGGGGGCGATCGTGGGCCTCGTCGTCGACGGCGTCGCCGTCGACGACATCGGGTCGACCGCGAAGACGCTGCCCCAGTTCCCGGAGCTGTGGGCGGCGTTGGTGGCGTCGTCGGCTCCCGCGACGGACGGGGACCGACCGTGA
- a CDS encoding LamG-like jellyroll fold domain-containing protein, whose protein sequence is MPSTVTRRPVRCIGDLPRLLLAVTARTVLWSVLLLAVWASLPAALGWHVTTVVSDSMAPGIRTGDVVAAMPADADAVEPGRVLLVDDPDHDDRLRLHRLERIEQDGDLRLRGDANPAADRTPVAPDAVLGIGVLRFPWVGLPGVWLRTGAPVPLLLTAAVAALLLAATRLDRDVADGQPCRRCGAPRRDLRSPVVGEPGSARRPDSATGGAPAVVATVTTLAAITAVSTLVAGAGFSGTTATASVLGTETFPCFHRPEDSAVLAWDFAEKNGPQVTDSSGSGADGAFSSSAGSRVDGDCLANPYASFRTQDGLEGWAVTDTAVDAPNAFTIEVWFRTTDTGGGRVFGFGSDRSAASTHRDRHLYVDGAGRLRFGVEESGSQFKFTLLSGTVVADGEWHHAVGAFEPRSMTLWLDGVQQGTRADAVTLRQYSGHWRAGRQTLSGWPASAGYAFDGDVDTARVHDHALTADEVAERFAAGR, encoded by the coding sequence ATGCCGAGCACCGTCACCCGACGACCCGTCCGGTGCATCGGCGACCTGCCCCGGCTGCTCCTCGCGGTCACGGCTCGCACCGTGCTCTGGTCCGTGCTCCTGCTCGCGGTCTGGGCGTCGCTGCCGGCGGCCCTCGGCTGGCACGTCACGACGGTGGTCTCGGACTCGATGGCACCAGGGATCCGCACCGGGGACGTCGTCGCGGCGATGCCCGCCGACGCGGACGCGGTCGAGCCCGGGCGGGTCCTGCTGGTCGACGACCCCGACCACGACGACCGCCTCCGGCTCCACCGCCTGGAGCGGATCGAGCAGGACGGCGACCTCCGGCTCCGCGGCGACGCGAACCCCGCTGCCGACCGCACGCCGGTCGCCCCCGACGCGGTGCTCGGCATCGGGGTGCTGCGGTTCCCGTGGGTCGGGCTGCCGGGGGTCTGGCTCCGGACCGGCGCACCCGTGCCCCTGCTGCTCACCGCAGCGGTGGCAGCACTCCTCCTCGCCGCCACGCGACTCGATCGCGACGTCGCCGACGGCCAGCCGTGTCGACGCTGCGGGGCCCCGCGCCGAGACCTCCGTTCGCCCGTCGTCGGAGAACCGGGATCGGCACGTCGGCCCGACTCCGCGACCGGCGGCGCGCCTGCCGTCGTCGCGACGGTCACCACCCTCGCCGCGATCACGGCCGTGTCGACACTCGTCGCGGGCGCGGGTTTCAGCGGCACGACGGCGACGGCCTCGGTGCTCGGCACCGAGACGTTCCCGTGCTTCCACCGCCCGGAGGACAGCGCCGTCCTGGCGTGGGACTTCGCCGAGAAGAACGGTCCGCAGGTGACCGACTCGAGCGGGTCGGGCGCCGACGGTGCGTTCTCCTCGTCAGCCGGTTCCCGGGTGGACGGCGACTGCCTCGCCAACCCGTACGCGTCGTTCCGGACGCAGGACGGCCTGGAGGGATGGGCCGTCACCGACACCGCCGTCGACGCCCCGAACGCGTTCACCATCGAGGTGTGGTTCCGGACCACCGACACGGGCGGCGGCAGGGTGTTCGGGTTCGGGTCCGACCGCTCTGCCGCCTCGACCCACCGCGACCGCCACCTGTACGTCGACGGTGCCGGCCGCCTGCGCTTCGGGGTCGAGGAATCCGGCTCGCAGTTCAAGTTCACGCTGCTGTCGGGCACTGTGGTGGCCGACGGCGAGTGGCACCACGCCGTCGGGGCGTTCGAACCCCGTTCGATGACCCTCTGGCTGGACGGGGTGCAACAGGGCACGAGAGCGGATGCCGTCACGCTCCGTCAGTACAGCGGCCACTGGCGCGCCGGGCGGCAGACACTGTCCGGCTGGCCGGCGAGCGCGGGCTACGCGTTCGACGGCGACGTCGACACCGCCAGGGTGCACGACCACGCGCTCACCGCCGACGAGGTCGCCGAGCGGTTCGCCGCCGGGCGCTGA
- a CDS encoding multifunctional oxoglutarate decarboxylase/oxoglutarate dehydrogenase thiamine pyrophosphate-binding subunit/dihydrolipoyllysine-residue succinyltransferase subunit, whose protein sequence is MSSHLTGTDETAGEFGANEWLVDELYEQFVADKESVDKSWWPVLESYHRTQTGDAPPAPQQPAAPAEQPAAPQSNAPQQGGPIQAKTTSRQPTPPPIPAEANDAADDHDETHEDVATPLRGMAKTLASNMDASLSVPVATSVRTIPAKLMIDNRIVVNNHLRRARGGKISFTHLIGWAMVQALKDFTSQNVFYEERDGKPFVVTPAHVNLGIAIDVPKKDGTRSLLVPSIKRAETLTFGQFLSAYEDLVKRARDNKLTPADFQGTTISLTNPGGIGTVHSVPRLTKGQGSIIGAGALEYPAQFQGSAAKTLVELGIGKTITLTSTYDHRVIQGAGSGEYLKHVHERLIGEHGFYEGIFAALRIPYKPIQWANDINVDLAHRVNKTARVQELINSFRVRGHLMADIDPLEYRQRTHPDLEIESHGLTFWDLDREFVTGGLAGTTSAPLRDVLGILRDAYCRTVGIEYMHIQDPEQRRWVQEHIEVPYSKPSKDEQLRVLGKLNEAEAFETFLQTKYVGQKRFSLEGGESTIAFLDTLIQHAAATGLDEVAIGMAHRGRLNVLTNIAGKTYGQIFREFEGSSLPGSVSGQGSGDVKYHVGTEGVFRASDGSAIPVTIAANPSHLEAVDGVLEGIVRAKQDREAPGTFGVLPVLVHGDAAMAGQGVVVETLQMSQLRGYRTGGTVHLVINNQVGFTTPPESARTSVYSTDVAKTIQAPIFHVNGDDPEAVARVAELAFAYREQFHRDVVIDLICYRRRGHNEGDDPSMTQPLMYNLIEAKRSVRTLYTEALVGRGDITQEEYDEAHRDFQDRLERAFAETHEAQTGTIPVIEVDDDGAVQGLERPAAQRDDSEVEVHETAVSEDLVRAVGDAHSNPPAGFSIHPKLQQLLAKRTEMTRNGGIDWAMAELTAIGSLLVEGKPVRLAGQDARRGTFVQRQSVFHDRSNGQEWLPLSNLTEDQARFYVYDSLLSEYAAMAFEYGYSVERPEALVMWEAQFGDFANGAQTVIDEFISSAEQKWGQRSGLVLLLPHGYEGQGPDHSSARIERYLQLCAEDNMIVARPSTPASYFHLLRRQAWARPQKPLVVFTPKAMLRLRQATSAVQDFTTGTFETVLDDDRIVDRSAVRRVVLHSGKVHHDLRAEVDKRGVTDVALVRLEQLAPLPLERILEVLAGYPDADVVWAQEEPENQGAWPFVCMNLSPHLDGRPLSVAARPASAAPATGSSKRSAQEASDVIGRALS, encoded by the coding sequence GTGTCGAGCCATCTGACGGGAACTGACGAGACCGCGGGCGAATTCGGGGCGAACGAGTGGCTCGTCGACGAGCTCTACGAGCAGTTCGTCGCGGACAAGGAGTCGGTCGACAAGTCCTGGTGGCCGGTCCTCGAGAGCTACCACCGCACGCAGACCGGTGACGCCCCGCCCGCCCCCCAGCAGCCGGCCGCCCCCGCCGAGCAGCCGGCAGCGCCGCAGTCGAACGCGCCGCAGCAGGGCGGACCGATCCAGGCCAAGACCACGTCGCGCCAGCCGACGCCGCCGCCGATCCCGGCCGAGGCGAACGACGCCGCCGACGACCACGACGAGACCCACGAGGACGTGGCGACCCCGCTCCGCGGCATGGCGAAGACCCTGGCCTCGAACATGGACGCCTCGCTGTCCGTGCCGGTCGCGACGAGCGTCCGGACGATCCCGGCGAAGCTGATGATCGACAACCGGATCGTCGTCAACAACCACCTGCGGCGGGCCCGCGGCGGCAAGATCTCGTTCACGCACCTGATCGGCTGGGCGATGGTGCAGGCGCTCAAGGACTTCACGAGCCAGAACGTGTTCTACGAGGAGCGCGACGGCAAGCCGTTCGTCGTCACCCCGGCGCACGTCAACCTCGGCATCGCGATCGACGTCCCGAAGAAGGACGGCACGCGCTCGCTCCTCGTGCCGAGCATCAAGCGCGCCGAGACCCTGACCTTCGGGCAGTTCCTCTCGGCCTACGAGGACCTCGTCAAGCGCGCCCGCGACAACAAGCTCACCCCGGCCGACTTCCAGGGCACGACGATCTCGCTCACGAACCCGGGCGGCATCGGCACCGTGCACTCGGTCCCCCGCCTGACGAAGGGGCAGGGCTCGATCATCGGCGCGGGCGCGCTCGAGTACCCCGCGCAGTTCCAGGGGTCGGCGGCGAAGACGCTCGTCGAGCTCGGCATCGGCAAGACCATCACCCTGACGAGCACCTACGACCACCGGGTCATCCAGGGCGCCGGGTCGGGCGAGTACCTCAAGCACGTGCACGAGCGGCTCATCGGCGAGCACGGCTTCTACGAGGGCATCTTCGCGGCGCTCCGGATCCCCTACAAGCCGATCCAGTGGGCGAACGACATCAACGTCGACCTCGCGCACCGCGTGAACAAGACGGCACGCGTCCAGGAGCTCATCAACAGCTTCCGGGTGCGCGGGCACCTGATGGCCGACATCGACCCGCTCGAGTACCGCCAGCGCACGCACCCCGACCTCGAGATCGAGAGCCACGGGCTGACCTTCTGGGACCTCGACCGCGAGTTCGTCACGGGCGGCCTGGCCGGCACGACCTCGGCACCGCTCCGCGACGTGCTCGGTATCCTGCGCGACGCCTACTGCCGCACGGTCGGCATCGAGTACATGCACATCCAGGACCCGGAACAGCGGCGCTGGGTGCAGGAGCACATCGAGGTGCCGTACTCGAAGCCGTCGAAGGACGAGCAGCTGCGCGTCCTCGGCAAGCTCAACGAGGCCGAGGCGTTCGAGACCTTCCTGCAGACGAAGTACGTCGGCCAGAAGCGCTTCTCGCTCGAGGGCGGCGAGTCGACGATCGCGTTCCTCGACACGCTCATCCAGCACGCCGCCGCGACCGGGCTCGACGAGGTCGCGATCGGCATGGCGCACCGCGGCCGCCTCAACGTCCTGACGAACATCGCCGGCAAGACCTACGGCCAGATCTTCCGCGAGTTCGAGGGGTCGTCGCTGCCGGGCTCGGTGTCCGGGCAGGGTTCGGGCGACGTCAAGTACCACGTGGGCACCGAGGGCGTGTTCCGCGCGAGCGACGGCAGCGCCATCCCGGTGACGATCGCCGCGAACCCGTCCCACCTCGAGGCCGTCGACGGCGTGCTCGAGGGCATCGTCCGTGCGAAGCAGGACCGCGAGGCCCCCGGCACCTTCGGGGTGCTGCCGGTCCTGGTGCACGGCGACGCGGCCATGGCCGGTCAGGGTGTCGTGGTCGAGACGCTGCAGATGTCGCAGCTGCGCGGGTACCGCACCGGCGGCACCGTCCACCTGGTCATCAACAACCAGGTCGGCTTCACGACACCCCCGGAGTCGGCCAGGACCTCGGTGTACTCCACGGACGTCGCCAAGACGATCCAGGCGCCGATCTTCCACGTGAACGGCGACGACCCCGAGGCCGTCGCCCGGGTCGCCGAACTCGCCTTCGCCTACCGCGAGCAGTTCCACCGCGACGTCGTGATCGACCTCATCTGCTACCGGCGCCGCGGGCACAACGAGGGCGACGACCCCTCGATGACCCAGCCGCTCATGTACAACCTCATCGAGGCGAAGCGCTCCGTCCGCACGCTGTACACCGAGGCCCTCGTCGGCCGCGGCGACATCACGCAAGAGGAGTACGACGAGGCGCACCGCGACTTCCAGGACCGCCTGGAGCGTGCCTTCGCCGAGACCCACGAGGCGCAGACCGGCACGATCCCGGTCATCGAGGTCGACGACGACGGTGCCGTGCAGGGCCTCGAGCGCCCCGCCGCCCAGCGGGACGACTCCGAGGTCGAGGTGCACGAGACCGCGGTCTCCGAGGACCTGGTCCGGGCCGTCGGCGACGCGCACAGCAACCCGCCGGCCGGCTTCTCCATCCACCCGAAGCTGCAGCAGCTGCTCGCCAAGCGCACCGAGATGACGCGCAACGGCGGAATCGACTGGGCGATGGCGGAGCTGACGGCGATCGGCTCGCTCCTGGTCGAGGGCAAGCCCGTCCGGCTCGCCGGGCAGGACGCCCGTCGCGGCACCTTCGTCCAGCGGCAGTCGGTGTTCCACGACCGGTCGAACGGCCAGGAGTGGCTGCCGCTGTCGAACCTCACCGAGGACCAGGCCCGCTTCTACGTCTACGACTCGCTGCTCAGCGAGTACGCGGCGATGGCGTTCGAGTACGGCTACTCGGTCGAGCGGCCCGAGGCGCTGGTCATGTGGGAGGCCCAGTTCGGCGACTTCGCGAACGGCGCCCAGACCGTCATCGACGAGTTCATCTCGTCCGCCGAGCAGAAGTGGGGGCAGCGCTCCGGCCTGGTGCTCCTGCTCCCCCACGGCTACGAGGGCCAGGGGCCGGACCACTCGTCGGCACGCATCGAGCGCTACCTGCAGCTGTGCGCCGAGGACAACATGATCGTCGCCCGGCCCTCGACGCCGGCGTCGTACTTCCACCTGCTCCGCCGGCAGGCCTGGGCGCGGCCGCAGAAGCCCCTCGTGGTGTTCACGCCGAAGGCCATGCTCCGGCTGCGCCAGGCGACGAGCGCCGTGCAGGACTTCACGACCGGCACGTTCGAGACCGTCCTCGACGACGACCGCATCGTCGACCGGTCCGCCGTGCGCCGCGTCGTGCTGCACTCCGGCAAGGTGCACCACGACCTGCGTGCCGAGGTCGACAAGCGTGGCGTCACCGACGTCGCGCTGGTCCGGCTCGAGCAGCTCGCACCGCTCCCCCTCGAGCGCATCCTCGAGGTGCTCGCCGGCTACCCGGACGCCGACGTCGTCTGGGCGCAGGAGGAGCCGGAGAACCAGGGCGCGTGGCCGTTCGTGTGCATGAACCTGTCGCCGCACCTGGATGGCCGGCCGCTGTCGGTCGCCGCTCGTCCGGCGAGTGCCGCACCGGCCACCGGGTCGTCGAAGCGCTCCGCCCAGGAGGCCTCCGACGTCATCGGCCGAGCACTGAGCTAG
- a CDS encoding sigma-70 family RNA polymerase sigma factor has product MTTDEPQAAPHHLVEETEVQLDAVAEEQAAAEPVDAKTVSESELRTLFEDQALPFMDQLYGAAMRMTRNPADASDLVQETFVKAFAAFRQFKQGTNLKAWLYRILTNTFINTYRKNQRNPYQGTIDELEDWQLGGAESVTQSISARSAEADAIDHLPSSAVKDALQSIPEDFRMAVYFADVEGFSYQEIADIMKTPVGTVMSRLHRGRRLLRGLLADHARETGIVPDAASTATMRGRGRKTAAAQGRVEGKEAR; this is encoded by the coding sequence ATGACGACCGACGAACCGCAGGCAGCACCGCACCACCTGGTCGAGGAGACCGAGGTGCAGCTCGACGCCGTGGCCGAGGAACAGGCGGCGGCTGAGCCGGTCGACGCGAAGACCGTGTCCGAGTCGGAGCTCCGGACCCTGTTCGAGGACCAGGCCCTGCCCTTCATGGACCAGCTCTACGGTGCGGCGATGCGGATGACCCGCAACCCGGCCGACGCCTCCGACCTGGTGCAGGAGACCTTCGTCAAGGCGTTCGCCGCGTTCCGCCAGTTCAAGCAGGGCACGAACCTGAAGGCCTGGCTGTACCGGATCCTGACGAACACGTTCATCAACACGTACCGCAAGAACCAGCGGAACCCGTACCAGGGCACCATCGACGAGCTCGAGGACTGGCAGCTCGGCGGCGCCGAGAGCGTCACCCAGTCGATCTCCGCCCGGTCGGCCGAGGCCGACGCCATCGACCACCTGCCGTCGTCCGCCGTGAAGGACGCCCTGCAGTCCATCCCGGAGGACTTCCGGATGGCGGTCTACTTCGCCGATGTCGAAGGGTTCTCCTACCAGGAGATCGCCGACATCATGAAGACCCCCGTGGGGACGGTCATGAGCCGCCTCCACCGTGGTCGCCGGCTCCTGCGCGGGCTCCTGGCGGACCACGCCCGTGAGACCGGCATCGTCCCGGACGCAGCGTCGACGGCGACGATGCGCGGACGAGGCCGCAAGACCGCCGCGGCCCAGGGTCGCGTCGAAGGGAAGGAAGCACGATGA
- a CDS encoding GNAT family N-acetyltransferase, with product MTLTVESITTWSDTDVADVAALVRLLGHEVDEPSMRARLERLTPEAGHHTWVVRDGDGRPVAVAGAQVTWAYASDEPTAQLLLLVVDEAARRTGTGSALLGTFETWALEQGARRLSAVSAAATDSAHRFYQKRGYHDAGVRYTKLR from the coding sequence ATGACCCTCACCGTCGAGTCGATCACCACGTGGTCCGACACGGACGTCGCCGACGTCGCCGCCCTCGTCCGTCTGCTCGGCCACGAGGTCGACGAACCCTCCATGCGGGCCCGCCTCGAGCGGCTCACGCCCGAGGCCGGGCACCACACCTGGGTGGTCCGGGACGGCGACGGACGGCCGGTCGCCGTCGCCGGGGCGCAGGTCACGTGGGCCTACGCGAGCGACGAGCCGACGGCGCAGCTGCTCCTGCTGGTGGTCGACGAGGCGGCCAGGAGGACCGGCACCGGTTCCGCGCTCCTCGGCACCTTCGAGACGTGGGCGCTCGAGCAGGGCGCGCGTCGCCTGAGCGCCGTGAGTGCGGCCGCGACCGACAGCGCGCACCGGTTCTACCAGAAGCGCGGCTACCACGACGCCGGGGTGCGGTACACGAAGCTCAGGTGA
- a CDS encoding zf-HC2 domain-containing protein, protein MSGCDCSKAKAELEEFLHGELCREDAADIREHMDGCEDCTTEHRVGVVLIETVRRACKETAPEQLRGEVLARIRQEQATH, encoded by the coding sequence ATGAGCGGGTGCGACTGCTCGAAGGCGAAGGCCGAGCTCGAGGAGTTCCTGCACGGCGAGCTCTGCCGCGAGGACGCGGCGGACATCCGTGAGCACATGGACGGCTGCGAGGACTGCACGACCGAGCACCGCGTCGGCGTGGTGCTCATCGAGACCGTCCGCCGCGCCTGCAAGGAGACCGCTCCGGAGCAGCTGCGCGGCGAGGTCCTCGCACGCATCCGCCAGGAGCAGGCGACGCACTGA